The genomic region GAAGTAGAATGACCTCGATTGAGAATAAGCCTCAGTATGGAGGGGAGATCCTTTTGTTTTAAATGCACAATGATGGCGCATCATCATTCCAGTTATGCTAGTGCTTCAAGAGATGAATACATTGAAAGATTAGCTCCGTAACAGATTCTATTCAAAAATTGGTAGTATCGATTATCAAGTCGTAAATGGACCAATCTTCCAAATCGATATCATACAAATCGATGAAGGTTTGGCGTTCTTCTTTTTCACGCTGGATAGTTTCTTTCTTCGCATTTCGAGAAGAGAGACCATCCCGATTGGCTATGCGTTCAACCCGAATATCTAGTGGGGCCTTTAGGAGGACTTTCAAATCTGCGTAATCTCCCGCCATCGAGTCAGCTAACCGGCCCTCAATAACACAATTTCCATTCATGGCGATTTTTCGAAGACGATTATCTAGTTGTTCCTTCATTTCGGTACTGATTCCAAGTATCTTATTGAATTCTGCAATTGGTATTCCCGTTCGTTTCGCTGCCTTCCGGAACTCATCACCTGCCGAGAAATGACTCGATTCCAAACGATTAGCGAGACGCCTTGAGACTGAGCTCGTTCCAGTTTCATGGGATCCGTTACAGTAATGCAATAATCCTCATTCCTACCCCGAGTCAAAATTATCACACGATGTCAATAGCTTCATCTGCGTTAAAGGTTCAATATGTCTAAGATGGTCTTCTCTCGTCCGAACATTCATATGAGTCTCGATAGAACAGACAGATTGGGGGCGTGAATAGCAGATGCCGCTTGAATTTCATAATAATTCGATTGTCCTCAGTGGAAGTACGGGCACAAAACTAAAGACGGGGATTCTAACCAAGTACTACAAATTCTGGTCAGAAGTGACTGCGGGAGGTAGAAGCCGAGGATTCCGGTTCAATAATTTCATTGGGGATATGAATTCCGGAACGGGCAAAGTGTACATAGAGGATGAGGACATAGAAATTCTGGGCTCAGCCGGGCATGCGCTTGAATTAAGATACGGCTCCAGCGGAAATACCCTTCCGAACATAGCAATACATCTTGTAGAAAGAGATGATGAGTGCAGAAAAAGGCTTCTGCAAGTCGTTAAAAAGGAATGGCCTGAAGTTAACTTTTCTAGAGACAACGAAGGATATTACATATCTGAGGATGGGATGTCTCATCTGTACTCCTCAGCATCCAAATTTCTCAAGTATTCTGAGAGAGGACAAGTTGCAGGAATAGGCCTCTTCTTCTTCGACCCGCTTCTAGCTACCGACTGGGGGGTTGTAGAACAGATTGCTGAAGCTCGAATTCAAGAGCCCTATCAGACAGGAACGGAGTTTCTTGTATTCTTCTTTACCTCTGACTGGGTGAAAGGAAGAACGAATTTCGCGCCGCTTCCAAGAACTCGTGATGAAAATGAATGGGGCAAGGAGCAGAAAGAAAGCGTCGAGAAAGCAGATGAAGCCTTTGGCGATAGATCGTGGCTTGATGTGATGGCTAGTAGGGCGAATGATGAAGAACTGCAGGAACAACTTGTGACTTTGTACAAAGAAAAACTTAGAAAATGGTTCCGATTCGTACTGCCGCTTCCTTTTGTCCCCAAGGAAAACCAGCTCTATCATGTTTTCTGCTGTTCAAATTATTATCTTGGTATGAGAGTGGTCGCTTCATTCTACGGAGAAAGAACCACTGATTTCGGCCTTCAATCTGATAACTCAATCACAACGGAACGTTTCAAACAGGAGCATCCCAATCTTTTCAGTGGGCTGAAGGGGCGAGCAAAACCCGTCGAATGGAGAATTCTGTGGCAGATTATGAGAAATCACATTGGTGGAATATGTGATGAAGAGTGTAGAACAATCAATGAAATTGCCGAAGATAAAGATAGCAATGTAACAGATGTGTTGGATTGGCTTCTTGCAGAGGGCTATCTCAAAGAAGTCGAACCCCCCGGATGGCCATGGGATGGTGACCAATTTTCAATATACGAGATTGATTGGGAAACGACAGACAGAAGATTAGGTGTAAATGAGCCTGTTCCTCCAACTCCTCTCAAACCGGATGAGTGAAAGGAGTTCGTATTTAGAGTATGCAATTACAGACCTGTTTTGTAAAGTCTCTTTCAAGCTTATCGAACATATCCAGAGTTTCCTTGCATAGTCCAACCTTCTTTAGGCTCATGTAATCCTCGATACACTCGAGTACCCAGTGGTACATCTCCTCACGAAGGTCATCGTTGGTCTTCTTACCCCAGCCGGTATTTTCACCATTCAGGTATTTCGTCCATGAATCATCTTTGATATTGTTGAGTGTCGATTGTAGACCTCTTAGAGTTCCTAGTGTTATTCGATTCGGAGTGAAGTGGGTGAATATTTGATCAACCAGCTTCTCATAATGTGTCTTCCAGTCAGGCACGGGAACCATAGGATCTATCCTAACACGAACCCCCCAGCCGGCATCAGAAAGGCATGATGCCGCAAAAATCCGTTTGCTTACAGGAGGGGCCTTTTCCCATTTCTTTGAGACTGTTGGGGCATTGAGACTGAAGCTTACTACAGCTTGACTGTGGTCGTCAATTTCCAGTAGCTTATCAACATACCCCGATTTGGTGACGAATAGTACCTTGTGTCTATTCTGCTGCTGAAAAATGTCAACAATCCATTTTGAGAATGGGTTGTCATTTCTTTCATCCATTAGAGAGTCACAGAGTTCACCTGTATTGAACAGCTCTGGTTTTGATGTTTCAACCAGAGCTGACAACACATGACGCATTATTTTCTTGCGAGGCTTCGTTTTAGGTGCGGTTCTGTCAGGCAACATGCGGAGTGTTCCTTTCAAAAAACACCAAGCGCAGTCATAGGGACATCCATAGCCCCATTTCAGTTCTAGGAAATGTGGACAGACCACATCATTTGGTTCCTCAGGGAAAGGGGTCAGTTCAAACCTCTTAATGATTGAAGCATCGCTTATTCTCTTCAATCTTTTTTCGGTGGATCCATCTAGAAGCTTGTAGTCCTTGAACTTGGCCATCAATGGTCTAAATTCCGGGTCGTAGTTCCAAACAGCATCAACATTGACTTCGTTGTAAGCTGCTGTGGTACTTTCAACCATTACGAACAACCAGCCTGAATCGCCTTTGGCACATACCTCTATCCTCTCCGTCGCATATATCCACCACAAATTGCTCTAATGGGCAGCATATTGGAGAATCTCTCATACGACCTATAACAATTGTCCCCATATCCATGAGGCACCATTCCTTTTGTTTTGGAAGGATTGAACCAATTGCTTCTTGAGCAAAGGTATTCATTCAACTAATCCAATCTGTGAGCGGTCTTTGCGTCCCCTTGTACACTTCCACCAGATTCATGAGGGTTTCATCAGTTATGCCATCCAGCCGGTCTCGAAGCTCACGTACTGGATTTAACCAAGGTGAGCCACTACGTGTCTTTCTTGTAGCGATAAGAATACGATATTGTCCCCCGCCCTTCATGGATATTTGAAATTCCACAATTTCGCTCCTATGTTCCTGTAATCTGTTGAGATAGAAATCATAGAGCCATTCTGCAGATGAATCTTCGGGCACATTTCTCCAAGAAGTGTCTCCGAAGAAGCAATCAAGTCGCTCTCCCGATTTCTTTCTGCCTTTTCCTGATGTACCATGGTAACCTCTAGCGAAACGTGCAACGCCAGACCAAGGATAGTTGATAATGAAATCACCAGGTAGTTGGAAAAGCTTCTCCATAGTAGACCAATGTACTTGAGTACCTTCAGGATCAAGAAATGTCAGAAAGAGCGATTTCTTTGGTTTCATAACTCGTGCAATCTCGGACATAACCTCTGCTGAGTTGCAATCAGCGCAGAGGGTTTTACAGTCTAAGATTTTTTCAAGACTCAAGCAGCATTCCTCGTCTTTGTCAACAAGTACCATTTTGTCAAATGCTTTTGACCTCCCGTCCTTAGTAACTCTTGGGGCATGTTTTGCAATTAGAGGGGACCCGGCAATATACAAATCCAAATCCTCTAAATAATTAATTCCAGGGCCTGCTAAGAGGTCAATATAGACAACATTTGATTTGTGTTTCTTTGCTACATTGGTGAATATGTCAACATAGTATGCGTGAATCAGTAGCTTCCAAAATGCCCAGAGGCCTTTGTCATATGTCTTGGAATTGCTTTTGTTGCAAACGTTCCTGTATTTCTCTTTACTGCCCGCAAGTCGTATTACCTTGTCCTTCAACCAATCAAAGTCATCCAAGATTATGCCCTCATCTTGTAGTTGATTCTGGAGTCGCGAATATAAAATGTATTTCATAAGTAGTAATTTGTAGTCCATATTTTCACACAATAGTCAATTAAGATTGGAAAATTCACAGACTGAAGCAGTCAACTCTAGTAAACCCCATAGTAAAGTAATTTCCCAGATGGACAAGATTTATTGGTTCTTAAGAAATAAGCAAGAGTAAGGGGGAGTGAAATGAACCCGATACTAGAAAGAAGGAGAACCTGGCTTGACGCAAATCCAGAGATATTCCAAAGTACCGTGAATGATTTAGAAGATCTGGGATATACTCCTTTGTTTAGAACCGCACAGAGAAAAGCATTTGATATTTTTGGCATTGAGGAGGACGTCAGCCCACCAAGACATACATCGTATAGGTCAAGGGACCGAAGAATATTCGATGCAGAGGCATTTACTTGGACTGAATCCAAAGCAATTTTGCTGGCAGCGATAGGTTCTTTGAAAGAAAAGGGATTATTTCTAGAGATTGGTTTTGCCGGTGACAAATCTGAGAGAACTAAGCTAGAGGATTTCCAGAGTGCAATTACTAATATCATTGATAATACTAAACTAGATACTGAATGGGAAATCATTCAAGCAACAAGCCGTGGGTTTGACGGTTTATTGAAAGATAAAAAGAAGAATTGCATGGTGGCTACTGAAATACCCGAAGAGCACTTCTCTGTTAGCGCCGTACTCGAAGACAAAGCAGTTAGAGATTTGGCAACCCTCGTAAAACGAGCGGGGGGTATCCTTGCAGCTGATATCAAAGATGCAACAGAGAAGAAGCAATCCCAAGAAGCACTTAATTCGCTAACATCTTTAGGCTTGTTATCGCAGGAATATGTGGTGATTTGCAGAAATACATCCCGGCAGACAAACCGTGTGAAAACAAAAGAAGCTATTGAAGAAATGGAGAAACTTGGAGTGCTTTGCTCCTGTGGTCGACCAATTTCAGAAGAGAGAATCGAGAAGCTATATGCCCCTACCAATTTCATGTCCAAGATGTTGAACCAGAGTTATTGGATGACTGTCCGCTTGGTACATTCCTTGATGGAGCAAGGCATTTCAAGAGATCGTATTCTTCTGAACCTACACGATGGGCCTGAAGAAATAGACGCTTTTGCAGATGTAGACGGAAAACTGCTTATGTTTGAGCTAAAAGATAGTGAATTTTCGATGGGGCATGCATATCCGTTCGGAGGACGCATTGGTCTCTATCAACCTTACAGCGCAATTGTTGTGTCTACAGACGGAGTTTCGCCCGATGTCAAGGATTATTTCGAAAAAGTAGAACCTGATTCGGAAATCATCTATATTGGAAATCTGAAGAGTCTAGACGCAGATATCGGCAAAACGGTTTCTGAAGTTCGAGCAGTCGCTATTGGTCAGATGATTTCCTACTTCACTCAAACAAGTTTTCAGATTCCACCACCTCCTTTGCTTCTTGCTAAGAAGCTAGATATAGATCTCAGAAATATTTCATTCAGAGGAGTCAGAAGAGGATGGATGGGTTTCGAATCAGAGTGGTATATGTAGCAAACCGTTTCATAGGATGTTAAAGGATGTGAAAAGATGGTATATGTCATAATTTACGGTCTTGTCGAAAGCAGCCATGGCTTCTCGGAGATTTCTTCCCAAATCGTGACAACTCTAGGTGTTGCACCAGTCATACTTTCGGTCTGATTTACAAATGCGCTGGACTAGATTTGGTCTTGGGACCCAGAATCGTTAGATGCTAAACACTGATCGTATGCGTTCCTCATCAGCAACAACGTCCTCGGTAAGTAGAGCCATGAAACCTGTGGGTCTCAAGTCGAAATCCATGGGTTTCCTAAGGCTATGATTTAGTATCAAATTCAAGTCCTCAGCCTTGGATAACAGAACTCCATGGATATCGGTCTCTAGTTTGAGTTCATCAATGGCGGCATCTTTGGATTCAGGAAATGCACTACTCACAATTGCCAGAGTTCAATATAGGGTGGGATGTAGATTTGGGATGACGTACAAACTTAATATCACTCAGCTGAATATACCACTCGATTTTAACCCGGTATAGCAGAGAAGAAATGGGGTGAGTAGAACGAACGATGAACCAAAACACAGAATATATGAACAAAAGGAACTAGCGCGAAGGAACTTCACTGCGATTTCTGTTTTCTATGGATTCATATTCATTTTTGTCGGATCTCTTTCTACGCTTTCTATTTACATAGCAGAAAACGAACCGACGCTCTCTTTAGCAATGTATTTTTACGTGCTACTAATCGGCATTGTGCAAGCTGCTATTGGCTGGGCAATCTATGTTGAATCTAAGAAAGCTGACATCACAGAGTTGGCTAGGTATGGGCTTATTGCATTTATTTCGATAATGCCCGGCTTCTATATTGCCATACTTGGAGGGATACTATCACTACCAGACATGGTTGATATAGTCGGCTTTGCAATCTACGTTGTTGCATTATTCATTGTGGGTTATTTTGCTGGGACGAGAACGCCTGACTAATCAAAACCTCTATAATCAGATTAAGGTTTTCGCCTTTTCAGAAGAGGCTTTATAGCTTGACCTCCATTTCAATGGTGGTTCATTCATCAGAGAAACAACTTGACTGTAAATCGTCCCAAAATTCTTTAGTGTTTTCGATACTATACATTTCAAATCAAAGGAGGGAGAAAATCAAATGAAGAAGGATGACAGAAATAATCGTTCTAGGCAGCTAAACGACCAAGATCCAGAATACTGGAAGAGTAGAG from Candidatus Lokiarchaeota archaeon harbors:
- the tcmP gene encoding three-Cys-motif partner protein TcmP — protein: MPLEFHNNSIVLSGSTGTKLKTGILTKYYKFWSEVTAGGRSRGFRFNNFIGDMNSGTGKVYIEDEDIEILGSAGHALELRYGSSGNTLPNIAIHLVERDDECRKRLLQVVKKEWPEVNFSRDNEGYYISEDGMSHLYSSASKFLKYSERGQVAGIGLFFFDPLLATDWGVVEQIAEARIQEPYQTGTEFLVFFFTSDWVKGRTNFAPLPRTRDENEWGKEQKESVEKADEAFGDRSWLDVMASRANDEELQEQLVTLYKEKLRKWFRFVLPLPFVPKENQLYHVFCCSNYYLGMRVVASFYGERTTDFGLQSDNSITTERFKQEHPNLFSGLKGRAKPVEWRILWQIMRNHIGGICDEECRTINEIAEDKDSNVTDVLDWLLAEGYLKEVEPPGWPWDGDQFSIYEIDWETTDRRLGVNEPVPPTPLKPDE
- a CDS encoding AAA family ATPase, encoding MHYCNGSHETGTSSVSRRLANRLESSHFSAGDEFRKAAKRTGIPIAEFNKILGISTEMKEQLDNRLRKIAMNGNCVIEGRLADSMAGDYADLKVLLKAPLDIRVERIANRDGLSSRNAKKETIQREKEERQTFIDLYDIDLEDWSIYDLIIDTTNF
- the tcmP gene encoding three-Cys-motif partner protein TcmP, with the protein product MDYKLLLMKYILYSRLQNQLQDEGIILDDFDWLKDKVIRLAGSKEKYRNVCNKSNSKTYDKGLWAFWKLLIHAYYVDIFTNVAKKHKSNVVYIDLLAGPGINYLEDLDLYIAGSPLIAKHAPRVTKDGRSKAFDKMVLVDKDEECCLSLEKILDCKTLCADCNSAEVMSEIARVMKPKKSLFLTFLDPEGTQVHWSTMEKLFQLPGDFIINYPWSGVARFARGYHGTSGKGRKKSGERLDCFFGDTSWRNVPEDSSAEWLYDFYLNRLQEHRSEIVEFQISMKGGGQYRILIATRKTRSGSPWLNPVRELRDRLDGITDETLMNLVEVYKGTQRPLTDWIS